A region of the Candidatus Zixiibacteriota bacterium genome:
GGCCGCGATCCCCTCTCGGCGGAGACGGCCAACAATCGACTCACCGCACAGATAGAACTCATCATCGTCCCATTCGGCTTCGTACTTCGTCTGTCCCGCCTCGAAATCTTTCTCGTTCGCGAAACCGATGTCGGCAATGATAATTCGTCCCCCGGGATTCAAGTTGTCTCTCAACGTTCTTTGGATAAAGATCATCTGCCGGTCAAGATCGAGATGATGTAAGAAATACGATGAGACAATCCGGTCGAACCGCTGATCGTTGAATTTCCCGAAATGATCCCGTGTTACATCAACCGCATCGAAACGCCCCGAAGAAACTCGCGCCTGTGCCTTTTCGAGCATCCTTGTCGAAAAATCAACACCGTAGACGACACAACCCCGTCGGGCCAACTCTTCCGAAAGCAGCCCCGTGCCGATCCCGACATCCATTACCTTCATGCCTTGTTCCGGTTCGACCCGAGCGACCACCTCCGCCAGCACGTCGTAGTACCCCCGGAAGGGAAAAGAATCTAGACAACGAGCCAGGCTTTCATCGTAGTTCCCGGCCCATTTTTCGAATCCGGATTGGTCCAGCATGAAATCCTCAAAGATATCTTGTCACGGTAACGGCACTGTGCGCGTTTCCCGGCTTCTTTCGGCGCAGAAATAACCGTCTTCGTTTTTAGGGCACTTATCGTTGAAAACATAATGAATCGCTACCAGATCAATCGTTCTTTCAACGGTATCTATGCCCTTCAACTCGTAGGTGGTGTTTTCTTCTTCAAGGAGTTTCGATTTCGTCCCGGTTACAAGATCACGGGAAAATAGCGCTCCACTGTTGTGACTCGGTCCCGGTTGAATGTACGACGGCATGTTGTCGCTGTTATCCAGGTATACGACTTTTCCGAAGTTGTCGTAAAACAAAGCACCGCGTGGGGCGAGAACTGTCAGAGCGAGGCGGGAGCTGTCGTCGGTTACCGCTATGACGGGCGCCATTGCATAGCCGTAATCCCGAGAACCTCCGCCGGCAGCCGGAGAGCCCATCCAGGCTCGAAAAACAACGTTGCGGTCATCTTTGGTGAGGGCTATCGGCATAAATATCCCCCCGTGATTCGAACCGTGCTGTTCATGGACAATCCCCAGATAAGTGGATTCTCGGGTTGAAGGATCATATACGGTTATTCGAATTTCATGGTTTCGACACCGATCGATAAACTGAACGCCATAGCCGTACCAATAACCTATGAAAGAATCCACGAAGCAGGGTTGCTCACAGTACACCCGTAAAATCCGATCGCTGTCATGAAACGGGATCGACAGGAGATGAAAATACGAGACAGGGATATACTCCGAACTGTCGTCGATACCGGAATCATACTCGTTGGGGAACATATATTCGGGTTGGCGAAAGGCCGTATCCGATGTAGTTTCTCCGGCGGAAAGAGAGCTCATCGGTAAAACTGCCCAGAGGCAAAGCCCGGCAACAACCGATAGTATTTTTCTCAGCATCAGGTTCCTCCATTCTCCTAACCTCAGCTTAGTAGAAGGATACTACAACCATGCGATGATTAGCAAGTCAAGTCCGAGAGGAAATAGTTCTGAAAAACCGGTTCAAAAAAAGGGCCGGCCTCTCCGAGAGAGACCTGCCCTACAATTCTCGATGCCCCACCCCTCAGGATTGTTGAAAAACCTCTTATGCGGCGGAGACAAGCCCCGCCGCTACGTGTGAAGGAACTCTATCCTCGCGTAGCGGGCGGCCTTGTGTCGCCCGCATTACAGACGGGTTTTGCTGAACATCCGCGCGTACGGCTTTTTCAACACTCACCCCTCGGGGGGGACATTCATCACAAACAGGTTTTACGCCTTTTTGCGAATGACGTCCAGCAACGAGCCATCGCGCCATTCGATTATGTGTACCACTTCATCGGTCGTAGCGGCCGGGGTCGGCAGTTTACCGAAGCTCTGAGCTTTGGCCGTCGATTTGGCGTACAGGTCTTCAATGGTAACTAGCTGTACACCGAAATCCTTCGCCCGTTCGAGGATGGCATCCTTGTGAGTTGAAGTACTCGCCGGGTTGATCGCTGCATATTCCTCGGTTACGACTACGTCGATCACTTCACCGGGTGTCGTCCGTGTGTAGACCTTCTCGACCACTTTAGGGAATCCCTTGCCGTCCTTACCGGTAGCAAGCGGCATAAAGATAATAGTCAGGTCCGCTCCGGCGGCTACATCCTGCCCGCCGCCGATTCCGCCAATAATCCGGCCGTTGGCGCAAACGGTGTTAAGATTGAAACCTAGGTCTACCTCCAGGGTCGAGAGCACGGCCAGGTCGAGCATGTTCACGGCCGCTTCTTTGCTGGCGATAGAGGCATAATACGAGGCCGAAATCTCGAAATGTCTCGGATGGTTGATCATCGAGTTGAACATCTTCTCACTCGGCTCGAAAAGCTGCCCGTGCATGAGTTGATACAGCGTTCCTTCTTCGAGCATGTCGACATGAAGACCGCAGCAGCCGCCTATCGAAAAACTCGCTCGTGTTTGGGAGTCCTTAAGGATCTGCCGGATATTCTCCAATACGATCAAACCGGCGCCGGAACCGACCTGGAACGAGAAATCAGGTTTTACCACCCCGGAAGCCTTGATAACATTGGTAATGTTCTCCGCGACCCGGGCGTTGAAGGTATTGGCGCGAGCTTTGGCGATATCGAGCGTCCCCGAACCGATTCCCTCGTTAAGACCGGGAGGATCCATGTGAACGACGAAATCTACCTGCTCCATGGATATCGGCGCCGGGAGCACTATCGAGTCGGAAATTGTGCCGGCCAGAAGACAGACATACTCCGCATATTCGGTTTCGGCGAACAGGCCAACCGGACCGCAAAGTTGTTCCGGTTTACCCATCAGTCCGTTGGCGTTACCCCAGCGGTCGGCAATCGGCACCGGACCGAAAGCGACTTTTATGTTCACCTCACCGGTCTGCATCTTCCGCACCCGGTTGCCGTGCGAGAACCCAACCCCGACCCACGGGAGTAATTCTCCGGAGACAAAGCTCTCTCCCAGTTTCCGATACGGATTACCGTAGAGACCGCCGATGATACCGTCGCGCATCGCCTCGATCAACCAGGGGTCAACATTGTCGAAAAAGGCATTGCCGTAAATTTTAATATCCTTCTTACCGGTCTTCCGCAACATCTCAACGATGGCCTGAAGGCCCCGGTCGCCGAACCGGTAATAGTGCGGATAGGATATAACGTCGCCGTCGTGCAGGACATCCATCACCGCTTCGAGAGAGACTAGTTTCGAGCCCCGATGCGGGATGCGCGAGGCCTGTTTGCGCCCAACCAGTCGCTGGTCGAACGCCGTTTCCGGGAAAGCCCGGGTGTATTCCGTGTATTGTTTGCCGTTGAATATCATCATCGACTCCTGTATCCAAATGTTCCGGGAACAGTAGCTCAAATCGGGCAAAAAGTCAACACAGACCGGAGGCAGACAGTGATGAATCTTGACGATAGAGCACAATCAACATCATTACGAATATCACCGTAGTGCAGGTCCGTCTTCGAACCTGCGCTTTCAAGTGACATGCAAATTGTAGGGTCCGGTGGCCCACCCGTCCACGGGTGGGATTAGAGACCATATCAACAACACAATGGCATGTCTCGGAGAGACATGCCCTACTGCAGGGGCCGACATCTGCCGCCCGCAAGCCAGACTATCGCCCTCCTTCCTCACCTGATCAGGATAGTGACGGAGGCTACAACGAATCCGGAACGACCGGCTCCAACACCGGTGTCACGAACTCCACCCCGCCGTTGTGAAAATCGATCCGCCGGATCGGTTTGTTGGGCGTAGCCGGATCTATACAGGATCGCGGCGCCCCACGACGAGTCGGGAAAAGCGAGTCAGTCTGGTTCATAGCCTGATGAAAATAGTCCGTCACCTGGATCGACAGCCAGAGGACATTGCCGCTGGACGAGGATACCGAGTTGTCGGCGCAGTTCTCCCAGTAAAAAAAGATCGGGACGGTTGTATCCGGTACGTACTCGACATGTTCGCTTGACACCACCAGGCGGATCAGCGAAGCCACACGATCGAGGCCGTAGCAACCGGGGCGAATCTCATCCGGGATCGTTTCGGCCAGCGCGATAGTCCGCCATATCTGCAACGGAGCTCCTTCGCTCCCGGTATGGTGTCGCGGTCTGGTGTCGAAAAACTCCCACCGGCAGGAATCCAGAATCTCTCCCGGTAAAACATCCAGAATTTCCACCTGGCGGCTGTCGCAACCGACCTTGAGATCGAATCCGGCCAGCGGCTCGTCCGAAGCGGAAATAGTCACGTCGAGCGTATCGACAATACGCCCCGCCATTGCCCGAACGCGCTCAATCGCGATCGTAATCCGCTCCGGCTCAGTTGGATTTTCTCCAACCAAATCAGCGGTGAATATCGGCAACAGCAACAACAGGGCAAACAGAACAACCATAACGTCAATCTAAAGCTAAGAGAGAAATGCCACAATCGAAATGTCGGAGATTACCTGATCCGTATCATTCGTTTGCAGATCGATTCATTGCCCAGAGTCATTCGGCAGAAATATACCCCCGACGGCAGATGTGTTACATCGACCACCGAGCTCAAGCTGATCTGATAAGTCCCGGCCCCTGCCGTAGATGAGAACTCACCCCGTTTTCGACCAAGAATGTCAAACACCTGGATGCTTAAATGTCCCCGTACGGCTGTTGACAACATGAATGAAGAATTGTCCTGAATCGGATTCGGCGAAACCAACAATTCCATACCGTTCACTCTGTCTTGAATCGACTCATCATCCTCGACATCGGTGGGATTGCCGTCAGGTAGTATCGTTGTTCCGATGAACCGGATCTCGGCGCGCGCTTCCGGCCAATCGGCGGTAAGCACCGTCAGGCAACTGTCGGGAGGGCCGGAGTCCGAAGGCAACGGTCCTGTCGTCCCGGAAATAGCGGAGCCGTTGGAATCGAATACCTCTTCCGCGATCAGTACCGTATCACCGTTATTCGTCACGAAGCTGTTGTCGAGGCAATCGACCCAGAAGAATTCAAGCGGTGAGCCGGGACCATCTCCGGAGGCAAAAGTTCCGACGGCTCGAAATCGCACCGTAAACAACGGCCAGTTTTCGGGCATGAGGATCGGCGAATTATCCTCACCCGGTGCTTGTACCGCACGGACATTCACGACCGCCTTACGGCAACCGGATAATTCATCGGTCAACTGCCGCGCATAGCCATTCCAACAACTGCCGTCCGGGAGATTATCGAACGTGAACTCTTCCATTATGACATCGATACTGTCGTAAGCGAACATGAGTCGATACTCCGAGAAGGCAGGATAAGACTGGTCTACAGAATTCACCATGAACTTGACCGTCACTACCCCGCCATCAGTCGCCGGTCCGATTTGCTGTGGTTCTACCCGGTACGATGCCGCCTGGACATGAGGAACACTCAAATACCCCAGGGACAGCAATACTGTCAGGATTCGTTGAAAGATATCGGCACGCTCCCCCAAAAGAAACCGTCCGTCTGGAAATCAGACGGACGGCTCAGGTTTTATTCGATTACCTTGAAGACGTAGGGACCGCCCCATGAGGGCTCATGGGCTTCGATTGTCCCCGGCGGGGAGGCATAGAGCCACTTGCCGCCCGGGGGATAAAACGAGGAGTCAACTACCAGCGTCCCTGGTTGATCCACGATCAACTCAAAGGAGAGTTTCTTCTCCCAGTCATGGGCAAGATACTTTTGCTTGTTGCAAATACCACCGAAGCCGAGCAGTTCCGGAAGAGCTCCGTCCCAGTTCTTTTCGATCACCATCATGCCGTAGAGATCCCAGATCGAGGCATCCTCGAAGCCGTTCCAGCCCTTGACGTCACAACGCTCGTTCAAGCAATTGCTTCCCGAATCGGACACATGTGTAACCGATTTGATGTCGTCGGAAACGATCTTAAAGCCGATGGTGATGCCGGCTCGTAAAGAATCATTCATCATTATGATATCGAACGATACCGGTTTGCCCGCCTGGATCGTCCGCTCGTTGACTGCCCCTTCACCGGAGATCGCCATTTTGATGCCGGCCGCGTTAACCGCCAGAGCAGCCGTCAGCAATAAGGCACCTACAGCGATCAAGATTCTACTCACGCGCATACAAAGCTCCTGATCTATAAAGATACGGATAATTGACTATAGAAGTACCAAAACCATTGTTGTCCATGATAGCACCGGCGGCCAGTCATGTCAAACGAATTATAACTCCATGCCGTTCAACATTCTGATACCGAACAATCATCAATCGGTTCCAACCAAAACAACAGCATTAGATATCGGCTTAATTGCATAATTCATGATCGGCCGTGATTAAAACAACATTGCGCTAATGTATCCACTTTACTAAGTTAAAAAAGCTCATGTGGCTAACATTCCTTCAACAATAAGGGCTATTATATGGCTAATGTTCAAACCGTGGCTGCGCCGGCCCGACCGGTCGGGGTGATCAGCACCTCAATCGGTATGAAATTACTCATGGCGGTCACCGGCACAGTCTTTATTTTGTTTGTCATCGGGCATTTGATCGGCAACCTGCAAGTTTTCATAGGGCAGGAAGCAGTTAACCATTACGCTGAATTCCTCAAAGGCCTTGGCTCGCTGCTCTGGATCGAGCGAGTCTTAATGGCGCTGTTCTTCATCGTGCATATCTGGATGGGTATCAAACTCTGGCTTCAAAACCGCTCCGCTCGGCCGGTTGCATACGCCCACCAGGATACCGTTCAGGCCTCGGTTTCGTCACGGACGATGATCTACAGCGGCCTGGTGATACTTCTCTACGTTATCTACCACCTGCTCCATTTCACATTGGTGGTAACCAATCCCGAATACTCCGGCCTGCATGATTCCCTGGGGCGTTTCGATGTTTATTCCATGGTCGTTATAGGTTTTCGTAACGCCTGGATATCCGGGATTTATATCATCGCCATGATCGTTCTCGGGTTCCATCTTAACCATGCTGTCGAGAGTCTCTTTCAGACATTCGGTCTCAACAATCAGACCTGGCGAAAACGATACGAGTTGCTCGGTGCCGTTATCGGCATCGGTGTCGCTGTCGGTTACATCAGTATTCCCGTAGCGGTATTGACGGGATGCGTCACCCTGCCGGGAGGAGGATATTGATATGAAGCTCGATCCTAAAATTCCCTCCGGACCGATTGCTGAAAAATGGACCAAATACAAATTTGACATGAAACTGGTCAATCCGGCCAATAAGCGTAAATATACGATCATCGTGGTCGGGTCCGGTCTGGCCGGCGGTGCGGCAGCCGCTTCGTTCGGCGAACTCGGTTACAATGTGCTTTGTTTCTGCTATCAGGATTCTCCTCGGCGGGCGCACAGTATCGCCGCCCAGGGCGGGATCAACGCCGCCAAGAATTATCAGAATGACGGCGACTCGATATACCGCTTGTTTTACGACACGGTCAAAGGCGGTGATTTCCGTTCTCGTGAGGCCAACGTCTATCGACTGGCCGAAGTAAGCTGCAACATCATCGACCAGTGTGTCGCTCAGGGAGTACCGTTTGCCCGTGAATACGGCGGCCTGCTGGCCAACCGTTCCTTCGGCGGCGCTCAGGTCTCACGCACCTTTTACGCTCGCGGCCAGACCGGTCAGCAGCTACTGCTGGGGGCTTACTCAGCGTTAAGTCGTCAGATCGGTACCGGCAAAGTGAAAATGTTCAATCGAACCGAAATGCTCGATCTGGTCGTAGTCGACGGCCGCGCACGCGGTATCATCGTTCGCGACATGGTCACCGGTGAGATATCTTCTTACGCCGCCGATGCCGTCGTTCTCGCCACCGGCGGGTATTCCAACGTCTTTTTCCTGAGCACCAACGCCAAGGGCTGTAACGTCACGGCCGCCTATCGGGCTTATAAAAAAGGAGCGGCATTCGCCAATCCTTGCTACACCCAGATTCATCCGACCTGTATTCCGGTTGCCGGCGACTACCAGAGCAAACTGACGCTCATGTCGGAATCGCTCCGCAACGATGGTCGCATCTGGGTGCCTAAAAACAAAGGCGACAAACGGCCGCCGAATGAAATCCCCGAGTCGGATCGCGATTATTACCTCGAACGTAAATATCCGTCGTTCGGCAACCTCGCTCCCCGTGATATTTCTTCGCGCTCGGCCAAAGAGGTTTGCGACGAAGGACGCGGGGTCGGCGAAACCGGTCTCGGTGTTTATCTCGATTTCGCCGATGCCATCAACCGTCTCGGTGAGGATGTCATCCGCGATCGTTATGGTAATCTGTTCCAAATGTACGAGAAGATCACGGCTGAAAATCCTTACAAAGTACCTATGCGTATCTTCCCGGCGGCTCATTACACTATGGGCGGACTCTGGGTTGACTACAATCTCGAAAGCACTATCCCCGGTTTATTCGTGATCGGCGAGGCCAATTTCTCCGACCACGGCGCCAACCGGCTCGGGGCTTCGGCGTTGATGCAGGGCCTGGCCGACGGTTATTTCGTCATCCCCTATACGATCGGCGACTATCTCGCTCGAAGCGGCAACAACGACATCAAAGCCGACCATGCTGAATTTAAAAAGACCGAGCAGGAGACCCTTGACCGCATGAAGAAACTGCTCTCGATCAAAGGCTCCCGCACGGTCGATTCGTTCCATCGGGAATTAGGCAAGATCATGTGGGAGTATTGCGGCATGGGACGCAACGAGGCCGGCCTGAAGAAGGCGCTTGAGATGATCCCGCCGCTCCGGGATGAATTCTGGAAAAATGTCCGGGTGCTGGGTGAAAACGAAGAGCTCAACCAGTCGCTCGAAAAAGCCGGGCGCGTAGCCGATTTCCTGGAATTCGGCGAGTTGATGTGCCACGATGCCCTCGACCGGGCCGAATCCTGCGGAGCACATTTCCGTGAGGAATTCCAGACCGACGAAGGCGAGGCTTTGCGTAACGACAAGAAATACGCGTATGTCGCCGCCTGGGAGTTCAAAGGCGTCGGACAAAAACCGGAGCTTCACAAGGAGCCCCTTGAGTTCGAGAACGTTCACCTGGCCACAAGGAGCTACAAGTAATGAATCTTACTCTCTACGTATGGCGCCAGAAAGACGCGAATGACAAAGGGCGCATGGAGCAATACGAGGCGAAGAATATATCGGCTCACATGTCATTCCTTGAGATGCTCGATGTAGTCAACGAGGACCTGATCGAGCGAGGTATCGAACCGATCGCTTTCGATCATGACTGCCGCGAGGGGATTTGCGGCATGTGCTCGTTGATGATTAACGGAATACCGCACGGTCCCGAACGCGGTACGACTGTCTGTCAACTCCATATGAGGCATTTCAAAGACGGCGATAAGATATATATCGAGCCCTGGCGGGCGCGGGCTTTCCCGGTCGTCAAGGACCTGATCGTCGATCGTTCGGCCTTCGACCGGATCATGCAGGCCGGTGGGTTCGTTTCGATCAACACCGGCGGTGTCCCCGACGCCAACGCCATTCCGATTTCCAAGGAACAGGCCGACACCGCTATGGACGCCGCGGCCTGTATCGGTTGCGGTGCTTGTGTGGCTGCCTGTAAAAACGCTTCGGCGATGCTGTTCGTGGCGGCTAAAGTCTCGCAGTTAGCCAATCTTCCCCAGGGCAAGGTCGAGGCAACCGAGCGCGTGCGCAAAATGGTTGCCCAGATGGATGCCGAGGGATTCGGCAATTGTACCAATTACTACGAGTGCGAGGCGGTCTGTCCCAAGGAGATCCCGGTCAAGTTCATCGCCCAGATGAACCGTGAATGGCTCAAAGCGAAGGTAAAAAAGTAGGGGCAGATCTCCCCAAGGTCTGCCAATACAAGGCATTTCCGTAGCTTTCCCGTAGCCCGGGATTCCTGAGATCCCGGGCTATATTGGGAGTGTTGAAGAAGTCATACACGCGGGTATTCAGTAAAACACAACTGTAATGCGGGCGACACAAGTCTGCCCGCTACGTGAGGTTAAGGCTCTTTAACGCGTAGCGACGGGGCTTGCCTCCGCCGCGATTGAGGTTTATCAGCAATCCCGTATTACCCGGGACACGGAGCGCAATATCGAACACCTCAAGGCTGCTTCCACCAAGAACAATCCACAATGTCCCCAATGGGTAATTTCCCCCTCTCTTTCCTTTGACAAACGGCATAGAATCCTTATCTTGAAGTAGCTTTACAAATCTGTATCCAGGGGGAAAAATGAAGAAGCTAATCGCTCTTGTGCTCTTTCTCCTTTCGTCTCAGGCTCTGGCCGACATCATAAATGTACCCGATGACTATGCCACCGTTCAGGGCGGTATTAACGCCGCCAATGACGATGACACCGTTCTCGTGGCTGCCGGTACTTATGAAGAACGGGTGGAGATTGACAAAAAGATCACGCTGCGCGGTGTGGCTCGAAATTTCGTCACTATTACCGGCGGAATGCCCTACAACACCGTAACGATTCGCCACGACAGCGTCGTAGTCGAGAACCTGTCGATCGAAGACGGCGGTGGATACGTATACACCTGGGGCGAATCGGCCGGGCTCATGATCGCCGACGCCGATTATTGCCGGGTAGAATACTGCCAGGTGGCCAACAACGAAGGAATCGGCATTGCTATATCCGCGGCATCGCACAACCTCATCCGCCACTGTGTCGTGGTTGCCAACACCACCGGGATCCTGTTCCAGACCTATGCCGTTGATTCCACCGAGACCTGGGATTGCGATTACAACGAGATTATTAGCAATGTGATCGCTCAATGTACCGACGCCGGGATTCGGGTCGACCACAATTCCTACCTGGTCGAACATTCCGTCATTCGCGGCAACTACATCACTTATTGCAGCGGTCCGGCGATCTCTCTGATTACCTCCAACGAGAATGAAATTTGCTACAACCATCTTTACTACAACACTCATCCCGGAATCACCCTGTCCCATTGCATGTGCGGTGGGAATAACAACTCGATCCACCACAACAGTTTCGTACAAAACGGACTATACAGCGACGATATCCAGGCAACGGATGACGGCAGTCTGACCGAGTATTGGTATTCACAGGGGGAACTTGAAGGCAACTACTGGTACAACTACACCGGGGTGGATGCCGACTCCAACGGCATCGGCGACACCCCCTACGAGATTGGCGGCGACGGCGGTGTGGTTGATCCCTATCCCCTGATGACCTTCGGCGACGCCGACAGCGACGGCATCCCCGACTCCGTTGACTTCTGCCCGGAACTGGCCTCCGACTGGAAAGACACCGACGGTGACTGGATCGGCAATGAATGTGATCCCTGCTCCGACGCCGATGTCGACGGATTCAGCGACCCGTACACGCCCAGTCCCGATTGTCCGATCACCGACAATTGCGGGCAGATTTACAATCCGGCCCAGGAAGATATCGACGGCGACGGTATCGGTGACTCGTGCGATTTCCGGTACTTCATAGAAGATGATCTATTAACCGATCTATTCTATCTGAAAGTGGCGAATGACGGCTCCATAGGGGTCAAGGGTGATGAAGGCAACACCCTAGACTATGCTTCTCAAGGCGATTGTGAGCCGGTTTACCTATACGACGGCACCCCGTTGATTATCACTACTGAGACAGGCGACACGGTGTTGAGCTGGTCGTTGTACGACAACTGCACCGTTAGACTCCCCGACTGGGGATTGGAACCTAAGGAATTCGAACAGATTACCGAGGACTATTCGGAGTATCGCTCGGGCTGTATCGTAAGCAGTGATTTCACCATTGGGCTCGAAAAGATCTGGTACGTCCCGACTTCTACCGCAACCAGTCAGCAGTTTATGATCCAGGGACTGCGTATCTTCTCGTTCGACGGTTATATGCATCCCGGCGTGACGGTCGGTGAAGTAATCGACTGGGACATCCCGGCTGAAACCGGCTCGGAGAACGTTCCCGGCTACAACACCGCTACCGGCCTGATAACGCAGCAGGGAACGGGCGATGGCTGTTATCCGAACGACGCACGCTTCGGGGGCATCCAGCCGCTGGCCGCCTGGCTGAACGACGCGTGCATCACGGATGGAGCGTCATTTATCTATGGAAGTTATGTCGCCCGCAATGATTCCAGTCTCTGGTACGCCACGCCGGAGGAGTTGTGCTCTAAGATGGCTGTCGCAGGCCACCAGGCGACAACCGATACCGCCGATCTTCACACAATGCTGACATACATTCAGGATTACACCTTAATGCCGGGCGACACCCTGGCTTTCTACACCGCCTTCGCAACGACACAAGCGACCGACTCGATCGGGCACCTTGGATACATCATGAGTGTCGCCGATGATTTTCTGTCGTCGGTGCTTGATCTCGGTTGCGGCTGCTGCCAGGGTATCACAGGGGATGCCAACGGCGACGGCGCCTATGAACCCGACATCACCGATCTGGTCACCCTGGTAACGCACATGTTCTCG
Encoded here:
- a CDS encoding methyltransferase domain-containing protein, whose translation is MLDQSGFEKWAGNYDESLARCLDSFPFRGYYDVLAEVVARVEPEQGMKVMDVGIGTGLLSEELARRGCVVYGVDFSTRMLEKAQARVSSGRFDAVDVTRDHFGKFNDQRFDRIVSSYFLHHLDLDRQMIFIQRTLRDNLNPGGRIIIADIGFANEKDFEAGQTKYEAEWDDDEFYLCGESIVGRLRREGIAARYAQVSDCAGILVCE
- a CDS encoding citrate lyase subunit alpha; the encoded protein is MMIFNGKQYTEYTRAFPETAFDQRLVGRKQASRIPHRGSKLVSLEAVMDVLHDGDVISYPHYYRFGDRGLQAIVEMLRKTGKKDIKIYGNAFFDNVDPWLIEAMRDGIIGGLYGNPYRKLGESFVSGELLPWVGVGFSHGNRVRKMQTGEVNIKVAFGPVPIADRWGNANGLMGKPEQLCGPVGLFAETEYAEYVCLLAGTISDSIVLPAPISMEQVDFVVHMDPPGLNEGIGSGTLDIAKARANTFNARVAENITNVIKASGVVKPDFSFQVGSGAGLIVLENIRQILKDSQTRASFSIGGCCGLHVDMLEEGTLYQLMHGQLFEPSEKMFNSMINHPRHFEISASYYASIASKEAAVNMLDLAVLSTLEVDLGFNLNTVCANGRIIGGIGGGQDVAAGADLTIIFMPLATGKDGKGFPKVVEKVYTRTTPGEVIDVVVTEEYAAINPASTSTHKDAILERAKDFGVQLVTIEDLYAKSTAKAQSFGKLPTPAATTDEVVHIIEWRDGSLLDVIRKKA
- a CDS encoding T9SS type A sorting domain-containing protein, which produces MGERADIFQRILTVLLSLGYLSVPHVQAASYRVEPQQIGPATDGGVVTVKFMVNSVDQSYPAFSEYRLMFAYDSIDVIMEEFTFDNLPDGSCWNGYARQLTDELSGCRKAVVNVRAVQAPGEDNSPILMPENWPLFTVRFRAVGTFASGDGPGSPLEFFWVDCLDNSFVTNNGDTVLIAEEVFDSNGSAISGTTGPLPSDSGPPDSCLTVLTADWPEARAEIRFIGTTILPDGNPTDVEDDESIQDRVNGMELLVSPNPIQDNSSFMLSTAVRGHLSIQVFDILGRKRGEFSSTAGAGTYQISLSSVVDVTHLPSGVYFCRMTLGNESICKRMIRIR
- a CDS encoding succinate dehydrogenase cytochrome b subunit; translated protein: MANVQTVAAPARPVGVISTSIGMKLLMAVTGTVFILFVIGHLIGNLQVFIGQEAVNHYAEFLKGLGSLLWIERVLMALFFIVHIWMGIKLWLQNRSARPVAYAHQDTVQASVSSRTMIYSGLVILLYVIYHLLHFTLVVTNPEYSGLHDSLGRFDVYSMVVIGFRNAWISGIYIIAMIVLGFHLNHAVESLFQTFGLNNQTWRKRYELLGAVIGIGVAVGYISIPVAVLTGCVTLPGGGY
- a CDS encoding fumarate reductase/succinate dehydrogenase flavoprotein subunit, whose translation is MKLDPKIPSGPIAEKWTKYKFDMKLVNPANKRKYTIIVVGSGLAGGAAAASFGELGYNVLCFCYQDSPRRAHSIAAQGGINAAKNYQNDGDSIYRLFYDTVKGGDFRSREANVYRLAEVSCNIIDQCVAQGVPFAREYGGLLANRSFGGAQVSRTFYARGQTGQQLLLGAYSALSRQIGTGKVKMFNRTEMLDLVVVDGRARGIIVRDMVTGEISSYAADAVVLATGGYSNVFFLSTNAKGCNVTAAYRAYKKGAAFANPCYTQIHPTCIPVAGDYQSKLTLMSESLRNDGRIWVPKNKGDKRPPNEIPESDRDYYLERKYPSFGNLAPRDISSRSAKEVCDEGRGVGETGLGVYLDFADAINRLGEDVIRDRYGNLFQMYEKITAENPYKVPMRIFPAAHYTMGGLWVDYNLESTIPGLFVIGEANFSDHGANRLGASALMQGLADGYFVIPYTIGDYLARSGNNDIKADHAEFKKTEQETLDRMKKLLSIKGSRTVDSFHRELGKIMWEYCGMGRNEAGLKKALEMIPPLRDEFWKNVRVLGENEELNQSLEKAGRVADFLEFGELMCHDALDRAESCGAHFREEFQTDEGEALRNDKKYAYVAAWEFKGVGQKPELHKEPLEFENVHLATRSYK
- a CDS encoding succinate dehydrogenase/fumarate reductase iron-sulfur subunit, with translation MNLTLYVWRQKDANDKGRMEQYEAKNISAHMSFLEMLDVVNEDLIERGIEPIAFDHDCREGICGMCSLMINGIPHGPERGTTVCQLHMRHFKDGDKIYIEPWRARAFPVVKDLIVDRSAFDRIMQAGGFVSINTGGVPDANAIPISKEQADTAMDAAACIGCGACVAACKNASAMLFVAAKVSQLANLPQGKVEATERVRKMVAQMDAEGFGNCTNYYECEAVCPKEIPVKFIAQMNREWLKAKVKK
- a CDS encoding NosD domain-containing protein → MKKLIALVLFLLSSQALADIINVPDDYATVQGGINAANDDDTVLVAAGTYEERVEIDKKITLRGVARNFVTITGGMPYNTVTIRHDSVVVENLSIEDGGGYVYTWGESAGLMIADADYCRVEYCQVANNEGIGIAISAASHNLIRHCVVVANTTGILFQTYAVDSTETWDCDYNEIISNVIAQCTDAGIRVDHNSYLVEHSVIRGNYITYCSGPAISLITSNENEICYNHLYYNTHPGITLSHCMCGGNNNSIHHNSFVQNGLYSDDIQATDDGSLTEYWYSQGELEGNYWYNYTGVDADSNGIGDTPYEIGGDGGVVDPYPLMTFGDADSDGIPDSVDFCPELASDWKDTDGDWIGNECDPCSDADVDGFSDPYTPSPDCPITDNCGQIYNPAQEDIDGDGIGDSCDFRYFIEDDLLTDLFYLKVANDGSIGVKGDEGNTLDYASQGDCEPVYLYDGTPLIITTETGDTVLSWSLYDNCTVRLPDWGLEPKEFEQITEDYSEYRSGCIVSSDFTIGLEKIWYVPTSTATSQQFMIQGLRIFSFDGYMHPGVTVGEVIDWDIPAETGSENVPGYNTATGLITQQGTGDGCYPNDARFGGIQPLAAWLNDACITDGASFIYGSYVARNDSSLWYATPEELCSKMAVAGHQATTDTADLHTMLTYIQDYTLMPGDTLAFYTAFATTQATDSIGHLGYIMSVADDFLSSVLDLGCGCCQGITGDANGDGAYEPDITDLVTLVTHMFSSGPALPCPEEVDINGSGYGPDIADLVYLVTYMFQGGPVPADCP